The DNA sequence ACTTCGACGCCATTCACGGGGTCCGGCAGGTGATCGAGTCGACCGACCTGACCGACCTGTACCAGCACATGCTGACCCGCGAGGACCAGCGCGAGCGACCGAAGGACCACATCCAGGCGGTGCTCAAGCTCCCCTTCCTGGGCAAGCGGCCCGACGCCTACACCGTTGGCAACAACGACGGGCGGGCGGCGGGAAGGAGCATCGATCATCTGCACATCATCCTGATCCCGCGCTACCAGGGAGACGTGGAGGACCCGAGAGGCGGTATCCGCAACATCATCCCGGACCGAGCGAAATACCATTGGGCGGCCCCGGGGTCGCGCGCCGCCACCACGCCCACGCCAGGGCGTTGAAGGGTCCAGCGCGGCGCGGCTGCCGGCACGGGTAACGGTCGGCGGCGGCGAAGGCGTAGGGCGGAAAAGGCCGAAGGCCGTCATCCGCCATCCGGCGCCCGGGGTGCGGCGGTCGCCTGGGCACCGCGAACGCCGAGCGGCGGATGACGCTGCGCTTTTCCGCCCTACGGCTCGCCCGGGACACGAGACAGGCCGTGACTTTCACGTTAAGCGCGGCGGGGTTGCTGGCACGGGTGACGGTCGGCGGCGGCGAAGACGCGCGTGTGCCGCCGAGCCGGGCCGGCCGGACCGCCCCCGGGCTGGGCGTCAGCGCGCGGGCTCCAGGCGCCAGATGCCGTCCCGGCCACCGCCGTTGTCTGTGGCCACGTGGAGGATGCCGTCGGGTCCGACGCGCACGTCGCGGATGCGGCCGAGACTGCCGCGGATGAGTTCTTCCTCGTGCACTGGGATGCCGTCGCGGAACACGACGCGGCGCAACTGCTGCGAGCGCAGGCCGCCGGCGAGGAAATTGCCCGACCACTGGCCTGCGTAGCGGCTGTCCTCGGGCAGCGCCGCGAGCCCCGAGACGGCGAGCGACGGGGTCCAGTCGATCACCGGGTCGACCATGCCTTCCTTGTGCCGCACCGTGTAGTCGAAGTAGGGCTCCTGGGTGCGGTAGTTCACGCCGAGCGAGACCTTGGGCCAGCCGTAGTTCTCGCCCGCCTCGATGCGGTTCAGTTCGTCGCCTCCGCGCGGACCGTGGTCGGTGGCCCAGATCTCGCCGGTGTCCGGATGCACCATCAGACCCTGGATGTTGCGCAGCCCGGTGGCGTAGATCTCCGGCGCGGCATCGTCCCGGTTCACGAAGGGGTTGTCGTCGGGCACCGACCCGTCGTCGTTCAGGCGCAGCAGGCTGCCGGCATGGTCACCCAGATCCTGCGCGCGCGGTGGGTCAGAACCGCGGTCGCCGACACTCATCAGCAGCGTTCCATCGGGCAGCCACGCAAGGCGCGAGCCGTAGTGGCGGCCCGGTCCCGAGTAGCGGTTCTGAACGAAGATCTCCTCGACGTTCTCGAGGCGCAGACCGTCGAGTTCCCCGCGGGCGAGCGCGACGGCGGTCTCGCCGGGGCTGTCGGGATTCGAGCGCGAATAGGTCAGGTACACGAGGCGGTTGGTTGCGAAGTCGGGGTGCAGCGAGACGTCGAGCAGCCCCCCCTGGCCGCGTGCCGTCACCGCGGGTGCTCCGGACACCGCGAGCGCCGAGCCGTCGCGTATCCGGCTCAGATTTCCGGAGCGTTCGGTCACCAGCAAGTCTCCGTTCGGCAGAAACGCGAAGGCCCAGACGTGGTCCAGCCCATCCACCACGTTGACCAGGCGCAGCGACTGGTACTCGGAATTCACGGTTTCGGAGGCGCAGGCTGCGTTCGCGAACAGCAGCGACACGGCGGTCGATAGGATGGCGAGGCGGTTCAGCGGGTGCATGGCAGTCTTCCGCGAATGAATGGAGTGACTTTTCATAGTCGCCGCGTGGCTGGGACGCAACTCGCCCGACCTTTGCGCCGGCATGGCGCCGCGTTCAGAACATCTCGCTCTCGATCTCGAGGAACACGGCCGATGCATTGCGCCGGTGGGTCTCCGCGAACGCGGTGACGTTCTCGTATTTCGACCAGTCGGCTGCGTCGTAGGCCTCGTCGAAGGACAGGAAGTTCTCCACTGCATCGGCCATCGTTTCGCGCAGGTCGCGCAGGTACCCGCGGGTGAACGACACCGCGCGCGCCGCGTGGCGGGTGGCGTCGCCGTGGCCGGGGATCAGGAACGACGGGTCCATTTCCTGGACCATGTCGAGTCGGTCGATCCAGTTACGGGTGTTCACGTCGTCGTCGCCGACGAAGGGCAGACGCCCGTCGAACACGATGTCGCCGGCGAAGACGACGCCCGTTTCCTCGATCACCATGATCACGTCGTCGAGCGAGTGCGCGGGTCCGGCGTGCAGCAGGCGGAACGTCTTGTCGCCCAGCTTCAGGGTGTGTTCCGCGTCGAAGAACTCGTCCGGATGCACGACGCGGGTGTTCTCGTCGACCCAGGGGAAGAGCACGTCACGGCGTTGAGCGAGACGCTGGCGGGCGGTTCCGCTGTCGAGATAGCTCTTCGCCAGTTCCTGCCCGATGATGTGCGCGCCGGTATGGTCGGCAAACGCCTGCAGCCCGTAGATGTGGTCTGCGTGGTAATGCCCGGCAATCA is a window from the Thioalkalivibrio paradoxus ARh 1 genome containing:
- a CDS encoding PQQ-dependent sugar dehydrogenase — protein: MHPLNRLAILSTAVSLLFANAACASETVNSEYQSLRLVNVVDGLDHVWAFAFLPNGDLLVTERSGNLSRIRDGSALAVSGAPAVTARGQGGLLDVSLHPDFATNRLVYLTYSRSNPDSPGETAVALARGELDGLRLENVEEIFVQNRYSGPGRHYGSRLAWLPDGTLLMSVGDRGSDPPRAQDLGDHAGSLLRLNDDGSVPDDNPFVNRDDAAPEIYATGLRNIQGLMVHPDTGEIWATDHGPRGGDELNRIEAGENYGWPKVSLGVNYRTQEPYFDYTVRHKEGMVDPVIDWTPSLAVSGLAALPEDSRYAGQWSGNFLAGGLRSQQLRRVVFRDGIPVHEEELIRGSLGRIRDVRVGPDGILHVATDNGGGRDGIWRLEPAR
- a CDS encoding MBL fold metallo-hydrolase produces the protein MTVPNNPYPSVTVDTTAHPVDGADTWYVVGLSGIPSSDNQGHTSNAGFVTTGDGVVVYDALGTPSLGFELIRRIREVTDEPIRYVIAGHYHADHIYGLQAFADHTGAHIIGQELAKSYLDSGTARQRLAQRRDVLFPWVDENTRVVHPDEFFDAEHTLKLGDKTFRLLHAGPAHSLDDVIMVIEETGVVFAGDIVFDGRLPFVGDDDVNTRNWIDRLDMVQEMDPSFLIPGHGDATRHAARAVSFTRGYLRDLRETMADAVENFLSFDEAYDAADWSKYENVTAFAETHRRNASAVFLEIESEMF
- a CDS encoding HIT family protein; this encodes MTSARPNQDCYFCRVSAGLADPFIFENRSFIGIFDTNPVNPGHALVIPRRHVASLFELDATEQADYFDAIHGVRQVIESTDLTDLYQHMLTREDQRERPKDHIQAVLKLPFLGKRPDAYTVGNNDGRAAGRSIDHLHIILIPRYQGDVEDPRGGIRNIIPDRAKYHWAAPGSRAATTPTPGR